A single window of Salvia splendens isolate huo1 chromosome 6, SspV2, whole genome shotgun sequence DNA harbors:
- the LOC121808970 gene encoding uncharacterized protein LOC121808970, with translation MKGKLPKEGMVQVSAQCSHFLTGRIPLKMEDPGSCHISCEVENRQFLSCLLDQGSGISLMAQKTADEIGLLKRIKLANVHLKLADQSIIKLRGIVEDVLVKVDKFILLVDFMILDMEEDKNMPILFGRPFLAIGDVTLHARDNTVTFRSMERR, from the coding sequence ATGAAGGGAAAATTGCCTAAGGAAGGGATGGTGCAAGTGAGTGCACAATGCTCACATTTCTTGACTGGGCGAATacctctgaaaatggaagatCCTGGGAGTTGCCATATTTCATGCGAAGTAGAAAATAGGCAGTTTTTGAGCTGCTTACTTGATCAAGGATCTGGCATTTCACTGATGGCTCAAAAGACTGCAGATGAAATTGGTCTTTTGAAAAGAATTAAGTTGGCCAACGTCCACCTCAAGTTAGCTGATCAGTCCATTATCAAACTTAGAGGAATCGTGGAAGATGTCCTCGTTAAGGTTGATAAGTTCATTCTGCTTGTGGACTTTATGATTTTGGACATGGAAGAGGATAAAAACATGCCTATTTTGTTTGGGCGACCATTCTTGGCCATAGGTGACGTGACTCTCCATGCTAGAGACAACACTGTAACTTTTAGATCAATGGAGAGGAGATAA
- the LOC121808971 gene encoding uncharacterized protein LOC121808971, which produces MPPRRRRGPQVENDMEEQSEGSVGNQPPPPPPPPPQPQEREYIKAFRKENPPKFDGLGEPPKAEAWIRDLERIFDFMGCTDRERLACVMYQLTGPADFWWETKRRTMNPARHEALTWEEFKEEVYDKYIPMSYRRAKIVEFHTLKQGNMTVTEYDRGLCEMTRYAPELVDTDEKMAAKFHVEEALPKDKTTANPTPPTPQPNYRDKRKWEDNRTPYDNKRHRSTFRQTQDYDRQAMPQPRGNQQKAPHCNRCSKYHFGECRAGGIRCFTCGGNGHMSLECPNNNKGGMWNRQGHGEQQQQPQPIRQVAPQQARAYALKGNEGHEQQTDKD; this is translated from the exons ATGCCACCAAGACGCAGACGTGGCCCACAAGTGGAGAACGACATGGAGGAACAATCAGAGGGAAGTGTCGGGAATCAAccccctcctccaccaccacccccaCCTCAACCTCAAGAGAGAGAATACATTAAGGCCTTCCGAAAGGAAAACCCTCCAAAGTTTGACGGACTGGGAGAGCCCCCGAAGGCAGAGGCTTGGATACGCGACCTCGAGCGTATATTTGACTTCATGGGATGCACCGATAGGGAACGTCTAGCTTGCGTGATGTATCAACTGACTGGACCGGCcgatttttggtgggaaacTAAACGACGAACTATGAACCCTGCCCGCCACGAGGCGCTCACATGGGAAGAATTCAAGGAAGAGGTGTACGACAAGTACATTCCCATGAGCTATAGACGGGCGAAGATAGTGGAGTTCCACACCCTGAAACAGGGAAACATGACAGTGACGGAGTACGACCGTGGTCTTTGTGAAATGAcccgatatgcgcccgagttagtggacaccgatgagaagaTGGCCGCAAAATTCC ATGTGGAAGAAGCACTACCAAAGGACAAGACGACggcgaatcctacaccaccaacACCTCAACCGAACTATcgagacaagaggaagtgggaagACAACCGAACTCCTTATGACAACAAGCGACACCGTTCTACTTTCCGCCAGACGCAAGACTATGACCGGCAAGCCATGCCACAGCCGAGAGGGAATCAACAGAAGGCACCCCACTGCAACCGgtgctccaagtaccacttTGGCGAGTGTAGAGCTGGAGGCATCCGATGCTTCACTTGTGGTGGAAATGGACATATGTCTCTAGAGTGCCCGAATAACAACAAAGGAGGAATGTGGAATAGGCAGGGACATGGGGAACAACAGCAACAACCACAACCCATTCGACAGGTGGCCCCACAGCAAGCGAGAGCGTACGCGCTGAAAGGAAATGAAGGGCATGAACAGCAAACCGACAAGGACTGA